A stretch of the Odontesthes bonariensis isolate fOdoBon6 chromosome 5, fOdoBon6.hap1, whole genome shotgun sequence genome encodes the following:
- the lenep gene encoding lens epithelial cell protein LEP503, with translation MHPQRPLPQAMPSSLGQQLRDMAMGLGRGKNLLGGNFAYGFVQSVKECLYFLLCCWCIKEILD, from the coding sequence ATGCACCCCCAGCGTCCTCTTCCCCAGGCCATGCCCTCCTCTTTGGGACAGCAGCTGCGGGACATGGCCATGGGTCTGGGGCGAGGCAAGAACCTCCTGGGAGGAAACTTCGCCTATGGCTTCGTCCAGTCGGTTAAGGAGTGCCTTTATTTTCTTCTCTGCTGCTGGTGCATCAAAGAGATCCTGGACTGA